A region from the Devosia lucknowensis genome encodes:
- a CDS encoding MBL fold metallo-hydrolase, which translates to MVTRRNVVAGMAGLPLAGFAASLSTNSIFAQDTPMADTLATSAGDVTIHPVDHASLVLEWDGKAIYVDPVGGSALYENFPAPSAILITHGHGDHFDVPTLEAIAGDAVLVTNQDVFDKLPEALKANATAMANGDEGTVLDLPIRAIAAHNTTQDRMQYHPVGVGNGYVLTLGDDRIYIAGDTEPTEDMLALQDVSVAFLPMNLPYTMTVEQAVEAINTFKPRIVYPYHYGDSDLSPLETEIDENVEIRLRNWYPNGQG; encoded by the coding sequence ATGGTTACACGCCGAAACGTCGTCGCCGGGATGGCCGGCTTGCCTCTGGCCGGATTTGCGGCCAGTTTGAGCACCAATTCCATCTTTGCCCAGGACACACCGATGGCCGATACACTTGCGACCAGCGCCGGGGATGTCACCATTCACCCGGTCGACCATGCCAGCCTGGTGCTGGAATGGGACGGCAAGGCCATCTACGTGGATCCTGTAGGCGGATCAGCGCTTTACGAGAATTTCCCGGCGCCCTCGGCAATCCTGATCACCCACGGCCACGGCGACCATTTTGACGTGCCGACGCTCGAAGCCATCGCCGGCGACGCCGTTCTGGTGACCAATCAGGACGTTTTTGACAAGCTGCCAGAAGCACTTAAGGCAAATGCCACGGCAATGGCCAATGGCGACGAGGGTACGGTGCTCGACCTGCCCATCCGCGCCATCGCGGCTCACAACACGACCCAGGACAGGATGCAGTACCACCCGGTCGGGGTCGGCAACGGCTATGTGCTGACCCTGGGCGACGACCGGATCTATATTGCCGGCGATACCGAGCCGACCGAAGATATGCTGGCGCTGCAAGACGTTAGCGTCGCATTCTTGCCCATGAACCTGCCCTACACCATGACGGTGGAACAGGCCGTGGAGGCGATCAACACGTTCAAGCCCAGGATCGTCTATCCCTACCATTACGGCGACAGCGACCTCAGCCCGCTGGAAACGGAAATCGACGAAAACGTCGAAATTCGTCTCAGAAACTGGTATCCGAACGGCCAGGGATAA
- a CDS encoding GNAT family N-acetyltransferase, with product MTELRTSRLILRPARPEDAPCFALGVSDFAVARWLTPLPFPFTLAMASDWLRAAPSDNPDKSLFIVDLPGRGLVGCVAIGAELGFWIAKRHWGQGFGTEAASAVIDWHFTRTTSDAIVSSAHHDNRASLRLKAKLGFVETGRDMRFSHALQHNVPHVLTRLDRETWRARAEQLCA from the coding sequence ATGACCGAGCTTCGCACCTCCCGCCTGATCCTGCGTCCGGCTCGCCCCGAGGATGCACCCTGCTTTGCCCTGGGCGTCAGCGACTTCGCCGTTGCCCGCTGGCTGACCCCGCTGCCCTTCCCCTTCACCCTTGCCATGGCCAGCGACTGGCTGCGGGCCGCGCCGTCCGACAATCCGGACAAGTCCCTGTTCATCGTCGACCTGCCCGGCCGCGGCCTCGTCGGCTGCGTCGCCATCGGCGCCGAACTGGGGTTCTGGATCGCCAAGCGCCATTGGGGGCAGGGTTTCGGCACCGAGGCCGCCAGCGCCGTCATCGACTGGCATTTCACCCGCACCACATCCGACGCCATCGTCTCGAGCGCTCATCACGACAACCGCGCGTCCCTGCGCCTCAAGGCCAAGCTCGGCTTTGTCGAAACCGGCCGCGACATGCGGTTCAGTCACGCCCTGCAGCACAACGTGCCTCATGTCCTGACGCGGCTGGACCGGGAAACCTGGCGGGCACGGGCAGAACAGCTATGCGCCTGA
- a CDS encoding GNAT family N-acetyltransferase, whose product MISVATSLKHRLPTTIRTQRLLLVTPAMVHAPAIAQLCNNINVHKWMARLPFPYGLSDAEFFITEIVPSAAEICFAITLDDALIGVVGLALSDDHAPELGYWLGEPYWGHGYASEAAAAVLEAARAAGTRELRSRARKDNAGSRNVLRKLGFAEVGENIETEGFLAGQTMVRMLRELEPR is encoded by the coding sequence ATGATCAGCGTCGCGACCAGCCTCAAGCACCGCCTGCCGACCACGATCCGCACCCAGCGCCTGCTCCTGGTCACCCCCGCAATGGTCCATGCTCCGGCGATCGCCCAGTTGTGCAACAATATCAACGTACACAAATGGATGGCCCGGCTGCCCTTTCCTTATGGGCTGAGCGACGCCGAGTTCTTCATCACCGAAATCGTCCCGAGCGCCGCGGAAATCTGCTTTGCCATAACCCTCGACGATGCCCTGATCGGGGTGGTCGGCCTGGCTCTGTCCGACGATCATGCGCCCGAGCTCGGCTACTGGCTGGGCGAACCCTATTGGGGACATGGCTACGCCAGCGAAGCGGCCGCAGCAGTTCTCGAGGCGGCCCGAGCGGCGGGCACGCGCGAACTGCGATCACGCGCCCGAAAGGACAATGCAGGATCGCGCAATGTGCTGCGCAAGCTCGGCTTTGCCGAAGTGGGCGAGAACATCGAGACCGAAGGCTTTCTGGCCGGGCAGACCATGGTGCGGATGCTGAGGGAGCTCGAACCGAGATGA
- a CDS encoding LysR substrate-binding domain-containing protein gives MRDINLKGTLYFEGVARLGSVTKAASELGVSPSAVSQQIVALEAQFGVKLFKREKRRLVLTIDGDRLYQTTSQAFGALRNVRNAISRQKEVRNLSIRVSPSFGVRWLGPRMASFSNANPEWNLRVDATPDFTYFDTEAIDLDLRYGHGGWSGLSVTCIMNDLVMPMCSPEYLAELRAHSDDIGQQLQKARLIDSVKMLFRWDLWLAYHRITLDAVQYPFRFDRSTMSIELAKQGGGIALDSVNLCLPELQRGELVPFCPQFEVIHFPAYWLVCPQRHLNRRIVNLFAEWITRQCRLHELNVHDYLHGAGCFFEDPTELNVMSSAP, from the coding sequence ATGCGCGACATCAATCTCAAAGGAACGCTGTATTTCGAAGGCGTGGCGCGGCTTGGCTCGGTCACCAAGGCGGCCAGCGAACTGGGAGTATCGCCTTCCGCCGTTAGCCAGCAGATCGTTGCTTTGGAAGCCCAGTTCGGGGTCAAACTGTTCAAGCGCGAAAAGCGCCGCCTGGTTCTGACTATCGATGGCGATCGCCTGTACCAGACCACCAGCCAGGCTTTTGGCGCCCTTCGTAACGTGCGGAACGCGATTTCGCGGCAAAAGGAAGTGCGCAATCTCAGCATCAGAGTCAGTCCCAGTTTCGGGGTACGCTGGCTGGGGCCGCGCATGGCCAGTTTCTCCAATGCCAATCCGGAGTGGAACCTGCGGGTCGATGCGACGCCGGATTTCACCTATTTCGATACCGAGGCCATTGACCTCGACCTACGCTATGGACATGGCGGCTGGAGTGGGCTGTCGGTCACCTGCATCATGAACGACCTCGTCATGCCAATGTGCAGCCCCGAATATCTCGCAGAACTACGCGCGCATTCGGACGACATCGGCCAGCAATTGCAGAAGGCACGGCTGATAGACAGCGTCAAAATGCTGTTCCGCTGGGACTTGTGGCTGGCCTATCACCGCATCACGCTTGATGCGGTGCAGTATCCGTTCCGGTTCGATCGCTCGACCATGTCGATCGAACTGGCCAAGCAGGGCGGCGGCATTGCGCTCGACAGCGTCAATCTATGCCTGCCCGAATTGCAGCGGGGCGAACTAGTGCCCTTCTGTCCGCAGTTCGAGGTTATTCACTTTCCGGCCTACTGGCTGGTCTGTCCGCAGCGCCATCTAAATCGCCGTATCGTCAACCTGTTTGCCGAATGGATCACCCGGCAATGCCGGCTGCACGAATTAAACGTGCACGATTACCTGCATGGTGCCGGGTGCTTTTTCGAAGATCCCACGGAGCTGAACGTGATGAGTTCAGCTCCGTAG
- a CDS encoding LysR substrate-binding domain-containing protein, translated as MRHATAAFEELQSGLEQISAQRSGLLRLHCAPSFAIQVLSPRLPAFLEQNPGVEVKIAASAGAAKFPEGAFDADIVYGASPRDDLVTLPLGEEIVVPLCTPAIANQIHTVRDLAHMTLIRSDLKRVQWTEWLSLNGFSFTAVPGMSFDRSFLAIAAASNGLGVALESTRLAEPELTAGRLVIPLAGAFRPYRYVGHFLCFPRSGGNRRVVNRFAEWLVGEFSLDPVLDPRAPA; from the coding sequence ATGCGGCATGCCACCGCCGCTTTTGAGGAACTTCAGTCCGGACTTGAGCAGATTTCGGCACAACGGTCGGGATTATTGCGCCTGCATTGTGCTCCGAGTTTTGCGATCCAGGTGCTCTCCCCACGCCTGCCGGCATTTCTTGAGCAGAACCCGGGCGTTGAGGTCAAGATCGCCGCCAGTGCCGGCGCCGCAAAGTTTCCCGAAGGGGCGTTCGACGCCGATATCGTCTACGGCGCCTCCCCCCGTGATGACCTGGTGACACTCCCTCTGGGCGAGGAAATCGTCGTGCCCCTGTGTACGCCGGCAATAGCGAACCAGATACACACCGTGCGTGACTTGGCCCACATGACGCTGATCAGAAGCGATCTGAAACGCGTGCAATGGACCGAATGGCTCAGCCTCAACGGTTTCAGCTTCACTGCGGTGCCGGGCATGAGTTTCGATCGCAGCTTTCTGGCCATTGCCGCAGCGTCAAACGGGCTCGGAGTGGCGCTCGAGTCTACGCGCCTTGCCGAGCCGGAACTGACGGCCGGACGCCTGGTCATTCCGCTCGCCGGGGCATTCCGGCCCTACCGCTATGTCGGGCATTTCCTGTGTTTTCCGCGATCCGGCGGCAATCGCCGGGTCGTCAATCGCTTCGCCGAATGGCTTGTGGGCGAGTTCTCACTGGACCCAGTGCTCGATCCACGCGCTCCAGCGTAA
- the obgE gene encoding GTPase ObgE: MKFLDQAKVYIKSGSGGAGAVSFLREKFVEFGGPDGGNGGRGGDVIAECADGLNTLIDFRYTQHFRAGTGVHGMGKNRTGADGEDVILRVPVGTQIFEEDQETLIADFTEIGQRIVLLQGGNGGFGNAYFKTSSNQAPRRANPGQEGTEKGIWLRLKLIADAGLVGQPNAGKSTFLAAVSAAKPKIADYPFTTLHPNLGVVRIGEREFVLADIPGLIEGASEGIGIGDRFLGHIERCQVLIHLIDGTNEDVAHVYKAVRYELAAYADVLADKQEIVVLNKVDALSEDEVKAKVKALKKASKAEVRLVSGATGQGVDQVLYDVLNVLDAEKAAVEEAERRKVEGKWTP, encoded by the coding sequence ATGAAATTCCTCGACCAGGCGAAGGTCTATATCAAGTCCGGATCCGGCGGCGCCGGCGCCGTCAGCTTCCTGCGCGAAAAATTCGTCGAATTCGGCGGCCCCGATGGCGGCAATGGCGGCCGCGGCGGCGACGTGATTGCCGAATGCGCCGACGGCCTCAACACGCTGATCGACTTCCGCTACACCCAGCATTTTCGCGCCGGCACCGGCGTGCACGGCATGGGCAAGAACCGCACCGGCGCCGATGGCGAGGACGTTATCCTGCGCGTGCCCGTCGGCACGCAGATTTTCGAGGAAGACCAGGAAACCCTGATCGCCGATTTCACCGAGATCGGCCAGCGCATCGTACTGCTGCAGGGGGGCAATGGCGGCTTCGGCAATGCCTATTTCAAGACCTCGTCCAACCAGGCGCCACGCCGGGCCAATCCGGGCCAGGAAGGCACGGAAAAGGGGATCTGGCTGCGCCTCAAGCTGATCGCCGATGCAGGTCTGGTCGGCCAGCCCAATGCCGGCAAATCGACATTCCTCGCCGCGGTGTCCGCCGCCAAGCCCAAGATTGCCGACTACCCCTTCACCACGCTCCATCCCAACCTGGGTGTGGTGCGCATCGGCGAGCGCGAATTCGTGCTCGCTGACATTCCGGGCCTGATCGAAGGCGCGAGCGAAGGCATCGGCATCGGCGACCGCTTCCTCGGGCATATCGAGCGCTGCCAGGTGCTGATCCACCTGATCGACGGCACCAACGAAGACGTCGCCCATGTCTACAAGGCCGTGCGCTACGAGCTGGCGGCCTATGCCGACGTTTTGGCCGACAAGCAGGAAATCGTCGTGCTCAACAAGGTCGATGCCTTGAGCGAGGACGAGGTCAAGGCCAAGGTCAAGGCACTCAAGAAGGCCTCCAAGGCCGAGGTGCGGCTGGTCTCGGGTGCCACCGGCCAGGGCGTCGACCAGGTCCTCTACGACGTGCTCAACGTGCTCGATGCCGAAAAGGCCGCGGTGGAAGAGGCCGAACGCCGGAAGGTGGAAGGCAAATGGACGCCTTGA
- a CDS encoding TRAP transporter large permease subunit, which produces MVFIITTLRFGVATPTEIGVLAVAYALVISSLVYRDLTLKTLWDAVVATVIMTGAVMFIIMASSTIQWVLTAERVPFLLAQWVTGAFSEPWMVILAMNLVMLLVGAFMDMPAAVLLLTPILAQVGAAIGLDPVQLGLMIAVNLSIGLYTPPVGTTLFISASIAKVGIGATVKALVPFYLVALIVLGLISYVPALTLY; this is translated from the coding sequence GTGGTCTTCATCATAACCACGCTGCGCTTCGGCGTGGCGACACCGACCGAAATCGGCGTTCTAGCTGTGGCCTACGCCCTCGTTATCTCCAGCTTGGTCTATCGCGACCTCACATTGAAAACGCTCTGGGATGCTGTCGTGGCGACCGTGATCATGACCGGCGCCGTCATGTTCATCATCATGGCGTCCTCGACGATCCAATGGGTGTTGACCGCGGAGCGCGTTCCGTTTCTGCTGGCGCAATGGGTCACCGGCGCGTTCAGTGAGCCATGGATGGTGATTCTGGCCATGAACCTGGTGATGCTCTTGGTTGGAGCATTCATGGATATGCCGGCGGCGGTGCTGCTGCTCACCCCGATTTTGGCCCAAGTTGGCGCAGCGATCGGCCTCGACCCTGTGCAACTCGGGCTGATGATTGCAGTCAATCTGTCAATCGGCCTCTATACCCCGCCGGTAGGAACAACCCTTTTCATCTCTGCCTCCATCGCTAAAGTCGGGATTGGGGCCACAGTCAAGGCGCTGGTACCGTTCTACCTGGTGGCGCTGATCGTCTTGGGACTAATTTCCTACGTGCCCGCACTAACGCTTTACTGA
- the proB gene encoding glutamate 5-kinase, which translates to MNPLASYRRITIKIGSALLVDKSGKLRAAWLADLAEDIAALKAEGREIVIVSSGAIALGRGLLGLSATTLTLEQSQAAASAGQIALSQAWSEALGKHAIVTGQILITPNITEERRYFLNARTTIRTLLGLHAIPIINENDSVATAEIRYGDNDRLSARVATMIEADLLVLLSDIDGLYTAPPAKDPAATHIPVVDTITPAIEAMAGGAASHLSRGGMTTKVEAGKIATMAGTAMIIAKGTETHPLRALTEGGLHTLFRASTSRAQSRKRWIMGTLAVSGTVQVDAGAARALREGRSLLPIGVTKIAGDFERGDTIAITGPEGREIARGLSGLDSEDARLVMGKRSDMIGDLLGVGNRSEMVHRDNLVLLGAKEDVE; encoded by the coding sequence ATGAACCCCCTCGCCTCCTACCGCCGCATCACCATCAAGATCGGCTCGGCCCTGCTTGTCGACAAATCCGGCAAGCTGCGCGCCGCGTGGCTGGCTGACCTGGCCGAGGATATCGCCGCGCTCAAGGCCGAAGGCCGGGAGATCGTCATCGTTTCCTCCGGCGCCATTGCGCTTGGGCGCGGGCTTCTGGGCCTGTCGGCAACGACGCTGACGCTGGAGCAGTCGCAGGCTGCCGCCAGCGCCGGGCAGATTGCGCTGAGCCAGGCCTGGTCCGAGGCGCTGGGCAAGCATGCCATCGTCACCGGGCAGATCCTGATCACGCCCAACATCACCGAGGAACGCCGCTACTTCCTCAATGCCCGCACCACGATCCGGACGCTGCTGGGCCTGCATGCCATTCCCATCATCAACGAGAACGACAGCGTCGCCACCGCCGAAATCCGGTATGGCGACAACGACCGGCTCTCGGCGCGCGTCGCCACCATGATCGAGGCGGACCTCCTGGTGCTGCTGTCCGATATCGATGGCCTCTATACGGCGCCTCCCGCCAAGGACCCCGCGGCTACCCATATTCCCGTGGTCGACACGATCACCCCAGCCATCGAAGCCATGGCGGGTGGCGCGGCCAGCCACCTCTCGCGCGGCGGCATGACCACAAAGGTGGAAGCCGGCAAGATCGCCACCATGGCCGGCACGGCGATGATCATTGCCAAGGGCACCGAAACCCACCCGCTGCGGGCGCTGACCGAAGGCGGCCTGCATACGCTGTTCAGGGCCTCGACCTCGCGCGCCCAATCGCGAAAACGCTGGATCATGGGGACACTGGCCGTATCGGGGACGGTGCAGGTGGACGCCGGCGCAGCCCGCGCGCTACGCGAGGGCCGCTCGCTGCTGCCCATCGGGGTCACGAAAATTGCCGGCGACTTCGAACGCGGCGACACCATCGCGATCACCGGCCCGGAGGGTCGCGAGATCGCGCGGGGCCTTTCCGGCCTCGACAGCGAGGACGCGCGCCTCGTCATGGGCAAGCGCAGCGACATGATCGGCGACCTGCTGGGCGTCGGCAACCGCTCGGAAATGGTACATCGCGACAATCTGGTGCTGCTGGGCGCCAAGGAGGATGTGGAATGA
- a CDS encoding GNAT family N-acetyltransferase, with protein sequence MTPSLLTSRLILRPPQLGDADALALYLNDFEVSGNLARVPYPYLRSDAVAWLGSQRPRPAAEETSFAIELAGVGYVGHIGYQKVGEVPVIGYWLGKPFWGRGIMTEAAIAAIDWFFEASDASDIYSGVFHFNQPSLAIQKRLGFTETGHSTLLCLARGVELEHIDTKLARSVWKARRQ encoded by the coding sequence ATGACCCCGTCCCTCCTCACCAGCCGCCTGATCCTGCGCCCTCCGCAGCTGGGGGACGCCGATGCGCTGGCGCTTTACCTCAACGATTTCGAGGTATCGGGCAATCTGGCGCGGGTGCCCTATCCCTATCTTCGCTCGGATGCCGTCGCCTGGCTCGGATCGCAGCGTCCCAGACCGGCTGCGGAGGAGACGAGTTTTGCCATCGAGCTTGCCGGTGTGGGGTATGTGGGCCATATCGGATACCAGAAGGTGGGCGAGGTGCCCGTCATCGGCTATTGGCTGGGCAAGCCCTTTTGGGGACGCGGCATCATGACCGAGGCCGCGATCGCCGCGATCGACTGGTTTTTCGAAGCCAGCGACGCGAGCGACATCTATTCGGGCGTTTTTCATTTCAACCAGCCCTCGCTGGCGATCCAGAAACGCCTGGGATTTACCGAGACCGGTCATTCGACCCTGCTCTGCCTTGCGCGCGGCGTCGAGCTGGAGCATATCGACACGAAACTGGCGCGCAGCGTCTGGAAGGCAAGACGGCAATGA
- the rpmA gene encoding 50S ribosomal protein L27, translating into MAHKKAGGSSRNGRDTAGRRLGVKKFGGEAVIAGNILVRQRGTKWATGTGVGLGKDHTIYALIDGTVSFRTRANNKVHVSVLPAEAAE; encoded by the coding sequence ATGGCACATAAGAAAGCAGGCGGCTCATCCCGCAACGGTCGTGATACCGCTGGCCGTCGTCTCGGCGTCAAGAAGTTCGGCGGCGAAGCTGTGATCGCCGGCAACATCCTCGTGCGTCAGCGCGGCACCAAGTGGGCAACCGGTACCGGCGTCGGCCTGGGCAAGGATCACACGATCTATGCCCTGATCGATGGCACCGTGTCGTTCCGCACCCGCGCGAACAATAAAGTACACGTGTCTGTCCTCCCGGCAGAGGCCGCCGAATAA
- a CDS encoding GNAT family N-acetyltransferase, with protein sequence MTIRSLLPETIETARLTLRAPRVSDLEDLVAEANNWKVLEPTASLPFPYEEQHGRAFVEKTARASHHPYVIAEKTGDRLLGVIGLYFHDDRPTELGYWLGERHWGHGYAPEAVRGLRDACSSIGLVPLRARVLAHNAGSIRVLEKTGFALIEETVSVVERHKGKPLLVLEWRG encoded by the coding sequence ATGACCATTCGATCCCTTCTGCCCGAAACCATCGAAACCGCCCGGCTGACCCTGCGAGCGCCGCGCGTGTCGGATCTCGAGGACCTCGTGGCCGAGGCCAATAACTGGAAGGTGCTGGAGCCCACCGCAAGCCTGCCCTTTCCCTACGAAGAGCAGCATGGCCGCGCCTTTGTCGAAAAGACCGCTCGAGCCAGCCACCATCCCTATGTGATTGCCGAAAAAACCGGCGACCGGCTGCTGGGCGTCATCGGTCTTTACTTCCATGACGACCGCCCCACCGAGCTCGGCTACTGGCTCGGCGAACGCCATTGGGGCCATGGATATGCGCCCGAGGCCGTGCGCGGCCTGCGCGATGCCTGCTCCAGCATCGGACTTGTGCCGTTGCGGGCGCGGGTGCTGGCCCACAATGCCGGCTCCATACGCGTGCTCGAAAAGACCGGCTTTGCCCTGATCGAAGAAACCGTCAGCGTCGTCGAACGCCACAAGGGCAAGCCACTGCTGGTGCTGGAGTGGCGGGGATGA
- the rplU gene encoding 50S ribosomal protein L21 codes for MTFAVIKTGGKQYKVAANDVIKIEKLEAEAGDIVTFDQVLMVGDTIGAPLVEGALVAAELVETKKQKTVIIFKKRRRHNSRRRNGHRQLLTTVRITEILTGGAKPTIKAAAKAEKTEAVAEKAPAAKKAAPKADAAAEAPAKKAAPKKAAAAKEDTAAEKPAKKAPAKKADKADKE; via the coding sequence ATGACTTTCGCCGTTATCAAGACGGGCGGGAAGCAGTACAAGGTTGCTGCCAACGACGTCATCAAGATCGAGAAGCTCGAGGCCGAAGCCGGTGACATCGTCACCTTCGACCAGGTTCTCATGGTTGGCGACACCATCGGCGCTCCGCTGGTGGAAGGCGCCCTGGTCGCTGCTGAACTGGTCGAGACCAAGAAGCAGAAGACCGTCATCATCTTCAAGAAGCGCCGCCGCCACAATTCGCGTCGTCGCAACGGCCACCGCCAGCTGCTGACGACCGTCCGCATCACCGAGATCCTGACCGGCGGCGCCAAGCCCACGATCAAGGCTGCTGCCAAGGCCGAGAAGACCGAAGCCGTCGCCGAGAAGGCACCGGCTGCCAAGAAGGCCGCTCCGAAGGCAGACGCTGCCGCCGAAGCTCCGGCCAAGAAGGCTGCGCCGAAGAAGGCCGCTGCCGCCAAGGAAGACACTGCCGCTGAAAAGCCGGCAAAGAAGGCCCCGGCCAAGAAGGCCGACAAGGCTGACAAGGAATAA
- a CDS encoding DUF6538 domain-containing protein, translating into MIHQRGPVFWFCKSVPVDLVDRLGHSDIRRSLRTSNARVARQRAWTLVLLVEDAFAVLRDEGLSPGARDALSAVLDHVMDDFDRKGSQWSSS; encoded by the coding sequence TTGATTCACCAGCGAGGTCCGGTCTTCTGGTTCTGCAAGTCGGTCCCCGTCGACCTGGTCGATCGCCTCGGACATTCGGACATCCGGCGATCCTTGCGCACAAGCAATGCACGGGTGGCCCGACAAAGGGCTTGGACACTGGTGTTGCTGGTCGAGGATGCATTTGCGGTATTGCGTGACGAAGGGCTTTCGCCCGGCGCGCGTGATGCCTTGAGTGCCGTTCTCGACCACGTCATGGACGATTTCGATCGCAAGGGTAGCCAGTGGTCTTCATCATAA